The Larimichthys crocea isolate SSNF unplaced genomic scaffold, L_crocea_2.0 scaffold6471, whole genome shotgun sequence genome includes a window with the following:
- the LOC113745323 gene encoding chromatin assembly factor 1 subunit p90-like produces the protein MGNVPSESNMGDRLRCCKCSKVLPPCKSFDDLYKHTVHGRYVYVYNGGEYYRPVGHDNMYECEYCFNKPIRDQENMRREEERRREEERQRREEERRREEERQRREEERRREAEEKKRQEELNQRLQESHQRVKEQHEKLRNISEESEMCKQPFLRSHLDDSEADDESGSDEFLEILSLKCSIPVPSLSLSQLTAEQLEKIRSVLDELLFDEWIGAPPSLSTLQHAQVFITEQCALFLEIPEGVSLQIISDHVQSLVESISQSACNVFESFLLTQALYINLMHFCTDYGSSDTDAALMAKQWAGDELSTEQLFLIEFLSTLTASLQNVVERASVLILNMEIQCLKLLLSILKWQGNPLRIHRNAPQTCANKPMDPNRGNDSVQSTVTEVFQGCLNN, from the coding sequence ATGGGGAATGTACCTTCAGAAAGTAACATGGGCGACCGCCTGAGATGCTGCAAGTGTTCTAAAGTCCTGCCTCCATGCAAATCCTTTGATGATCTTTACAAACATACTGTTCATGGGCGGTATGTATATGTGTACAATGGAGGTGAATACTACAGACCAGTTGGCCATGACAATATGTACGAGTGTGAATACTGCTTTAATAAGCCAATCAGAGATCAAGAGAAtatgaggagagaagaggagaggagaagagaagaggagcgacagaggagagaggaggagaggagaagagaagaggagcgacagaggagagaggaggagaggagaagagaggctgaagagaagaaaagacaagaagaacTGAATCAAAGACTACAAGAATCACACCAACGAGTCAAAGAGCAGCACGAGAAactgagaaacatttcagaagaaTCAGAAATGTGCAAGCAACCATTTCTAAGAAGTCATCTGGATGATTCTGAAGCTGATGATGAATCAGGCAGTGATGAGTTCCTAGAAATCCTCTCTTTGAAATGCAGCATCCCAGTTCCATCTCTGAGTCTCAGTCAGCTGACAGCTGAGCAGCTTGAGAAAATCCGGTCAGTCCTGGACGAGCTCCTGTTTGATGAATGGATTGGTGCTCCCCCATCCCTCAGCACTCTGCAGCACGCTCAAgtgttcatcacagagcagtgTGCCCTGTTTCTGGAGATACCTGAGGGAGTTTCCCTACAAATCATCTCTGATCACGTGCAGTCCCTGGTGGAgtccatcagccaatcagcatgTAATGTTTTTGAGAGTTTCCTGCTGACTCAAGCCCTGTATATCAACCTGATGCACTTTTGCACTGACTATGGCAGCTCTGATACTGATGCAGCCCTTATGGCCAAACAGTGGGCTGGAGATGAGCTTTCCACTGAGCAGCTCTTTCTAATAGAATTCCTCAGCACACTCACAGCATCACTGCAGAATGTAGTTGAAAGAGCCTCTGTGTTGATTTTAAATATGGAAATCCAGTGCTTGAAGCTTCTCTTATCCATACTCAAATGGCAAGGAAACCCTCTCCGAATCCA